The following proteins are encoded in a genomic region of Ornithodoros turicata isolate Travis chromosome 6, ASM3712646v1, whole genome shotgun sequence:
- the LOC135397783 gene encoding putative nuclease HARBI1: MALIFYATGAFLDNIASDEFIATTKRPVSEGIHAVSLAIIKNLGPRYLKFPASTEEKVAIKRDFYAIAGIPGCLGAIDGTAIAVIAPSRSDPRFVDGNYYSHKGYHALNVLGICAANRIFLHIDATYPGSCHDSSVWSMCEVRLRAPTTFAEGECYGWFAGRRSGVPS; encoded by the exons ATGGCGCTCATATTCTATGCAACAGGAGCATTCCTGGACAACATCGCCAGTGATGAATTCATCGCCACTACAAAGCGCCCGGTCTCCGAGGGTATCCATGCTGTCAGCCTAGCCATAATAAAAAATTTGGGACCGAGATATCTGAAGTTCCCGGCATCCACAGAAGAGAAGGTAGCCATCAAACGGGACTTCTACGCCATAGCAGGGATACCCGGATGCCTTG GTGCAATTGACGGTACTGCAATAGCCGTCATCGCCCCGAGTCGCAGTGACCCCCGCTTTGTTGATGGGAATTATTATTCCCACAAGGGATACCATGCCCTCAACGTGCTAGGG ATCTGTGCTGCCAATCGCATATTTCTCCACATTGACGCCACGTACCCAGGGAGCTGCCACGACTCCTCGGTGTGGAGCATGTGCGAAGTCCGTCTGCGAGCACCGACGACATTTGCAGAGGGCGAGTGTTATGGGTGGTTTGCTGGGCG